In the Maridesulfovibrio ferrireducens genome, one interval contains:
- the cas7fv gene encoding type I-Fv CRISPR-associated protein Cas7fv has product MEKVIGIKSIDFKITALGHGVVNWNGPTSLAQEKGTTVDNHTLPKLRGYSNLSGKVKDTGYKYRKEPTDINFQETPLYISQNCVRHHLFRSQAFDLHYAKKSNLQKIIASATGLIRGFVVPASQNKRTSPLLLEDFVDQLGNGNFEQFGQAGERDSSSFYSKTTFGDTKYISYGSLSIEQLQFISLDKKFDREAMEIKEGQGEEVAKAVQDFIQSLNPDLKPVATFHKNYVRVGTIFNEGENGILLNNDAVKALVEYTINLISELSIRQAKSYMYVDEVVVDYNDSNKMMRIKRDISSISTSPETAFATYFTAK; this is encoded by the coding sequence ATGGAAAAAGTAATTGGAATTAAAAGTATCGATTTTAAAATAACGGCACTAGGGCACGGAGTTGTAAACTGGAACGGGCCAACAAGCTTAGCACAAGAAAAAGGTACAACCGTTGATAACCATACTCTCCCAAAATTAAGAGGGTACTCAAATCTATCTGGAAAGGTAAAAGATACAGGCTACAAATACCGGAAAGAGCCTACCGATATTAATTTTCAAGAAACGCCACTTTATATCAGCCAAAATTGCGTTCGCCATCATCTGTTTAGGTCACAAGCTTTTGATTTACATTATGCAAAAAAATCAAATTTACAAAAGATTATAGCTTCAGCTACAGGTTTAATTCGTGGTTTTGTCGTACCTGCAAGTCAAAATAAACGCACCAGTCCGTTGCTACTGGAAGATTTTGTTGATCAACTAGGTAATGGCAACTTTGAACAGTTTGGACAAGCAGGCGAACGGGATAGTTCGTCTTTTTACTCAAAAACCACTTTCGGTGACACAAAATATATATCTTATGGATCACTAAGTATCGAACAGCTACAGTTCATTTCACTCGATAAAAAATTTGATCGAGAAGCAATGGAAATAAAAGAAGGGCAAGGTGAAGAAGTAGCAAAGGCTGTGCAAGACTTTATTCAAAGCCTTAATCCTGATTTAAAACCTGTAGCAACATTCCACAAAAATTATGTACGTGTCGGAACTATTTTCAATGAAGGCGAAAATGGAATTTTGCTTAATAACGATGCAGTTAAAGCTTTGGTTGAGTATACCATCAATTTAATTTCAGAATTATCAATCAGACAAGCTAAATCCTATATGTATGTGGATGAAGTTGTTGTCGATTACAATGATAGCAATAAAATGATGCGCATTAAGCGAGATATTAGTTCAATTTCAACTTCTCCTGAAACTGCTTTTGCTACGTATTTTACTGCGAAGTAA